The Sphingosinithalassobacter sp. CS137 genome includes a region encoding these proteins:
- the pdhA gene encoding pyruvate dehydrogenase (acetyl-transferring) E1 component subunit alpha, translating to MAKAPAPRRKSEPAPSNRERPNEPERYKASKDELLEFYRQMLLIRRFEEKAGQLYGLGLIGGFCHLYIGQEAVAVGLQSALDGDKDSVITGYRDHGHMLAYGIDPKEIMAELTGRAAGISKGKGGSMHMFSTEKKFYGGHGIVGAQVALGTGLAFAHKYNQDGGVTLAYFGDGAANQGQVYEAFNMAELWKLPIVFVIENNQYAMGTSVNRSSAEDQLYKRGESFRIPGIQVDGMDVLAARGAAETALEWVRSGKGPVILEMKTYRYRGHSMSDPAKYRSREEVQSMRDKSDPIEHAKRELAALGVEEGALKEIEKEIRKIVNESADFAESTPEPDAAELYTDVLVESY from the coding sequence GTGGCCAAAGCACCGGCACCCCGCCGCAAGAGCGAACCCGCACCGTCCAATCGCGAGCGGCCGAACGAGCCGGAACGGTACAAGGCCTCGAAGGACGAGCTGCTCGAATTCTATCGCCAGATGCTGCTCATCCGCCGGTTCGAGGAAAAGGCGGGCCAGCTCTACGGCCTCGGCCTGATCGGCGGTTTCTGCCATCTCTACATCGGCCAGGAAGCGGTTGCCGTCGGCCTGCAGTCCGCGCTCGACGGCGACAAGGACAGCGTGATCACCGGCTATCGCGATCATGGTCACATGCTCGCTTATGGCATCGATCCCAAGGAGATCATGGCCGAGCTGACCGGCCGCGCCGCCGGTATCTCGAAGGGCAAGGGCGGGTCGATGCACATGTTCTCGACCGAGAAGAAGTTCTACGGCGGCCACGGTATCGTCGGCGCGCAGGTCGCGCTCGGCACGGGCCTCGCCTTTGCGCACAAGTACAATCAGGACGGCGGCGTCACGCTCGCCTATTTCGGCGACGGCGCGGCGAACCAGGGGCAGGTGTACGAGGCCTTCAACATGGCCGAGCTGTGGAAGCTGCCGATCGTCTTCGTGATCGAGAACAACCAATATGCGATGGGCACCAGCGTGAATCGCTCATCGGCCGAGGATCAGCTCTACAAGCGGGGCGAGAGCTTCCGCATTCCCGGCATCCAGGTCGACGGGATGGACGTGCTCGCCGCGCGCGGCGCCGCCGAGACCGCGCTCGAATGGGTCCGCTCGGGCAAGGGGCCGGTGATCCTCGAGATGAAGACCTATCGCTATCGCGGCCATTCGATGTCGGACCCGGCCAAATATCGCAGCCGCGAGGAAGTCCAGTCGATGCGCGACAAGTCCGACCCGATCGAGCACGCCAAGCGCGAGCTGGCCGCGCTGGGCGTCGAGGAAGGCGCGTTGAAGGAGATCGAGAAGGAGATCCGCAAGATCGTCAACGAATCCGCCGATTTCGCGGAATCGACGCCCGAGCCCGACGCGGCCGAGCTCTATACCGACGTTCTGGTGGAGTCCTACTGA
- a CDS encoding FtsB family cell division protein, producing the protein MSRRSPLQSILRRAGLPAAALIAMAFFGYYAVLGPNGALAHHEVQEELAERTEQYQALDKQRAQLRNRVELLDSERGADPDLVEELARKQLNVARPDEIIIPLD; encoded by the coding sequence ATGTCGCGCCGGTCGCCCCTGCAGTCGATCCTCCGTCGCGCCGGGCTTCCCGCCGCGGCGCTGATCGCGATGGCCTTCTTCGGCTATTATGCGGTGCTCGGCCCCAATGGCGCGCTTGCGCACCATGAGGTGCAGGAGGAGCTCGCCGAGCGGACCGAGCAGTACCAGGCGCTCGACAAGCAGCGGGCGCAGTTGCGCAATCGAGTCGAGCTGCTCGATTCGGAGCGGGGCGCCGACCCCGATCTGGTCGAGGAACTGGCGCGCAAGCAGCTCAACGTCGCGCGTCCCGACGAGATCATCATCCCGCTCGACTGA